In Rhizoctonia solani chromosome 7, complete sequence, one DNA window encodes the following:
- a CDS encoding Retrotransposable element Tf2 protein gives MEPEPTTAALLEAITALTATVGSLQAQITSQGQQLIELKAICKETADLLGDKDQGAPQAQPGPSTGPVTPPTHSGGETYTPGTIRPGLKAPFRPSRGTGFDSEDQEEQRRPKKEPQGTPRRHLGSLTPFDAGSSVKRPKMDLPEPYKGDTRGRKATQWLDRMMLWVALHRDQFNEEEQMVVWILYHMTDKAADWALPIIGAIIKGKGNPPTTIQALTGKFKEAFADPDAKRAAARKIAALSQTTTTSEYVTEFRNLMAELDWNKEAYIAQFTRGLHWKVKELLSTKDSVPDELEAIFAASIKIDNICRKNEENRPKKAPAKSPVTTTTSTTTTRVRLSEDPNYVTPEERDCCRASGLCVKCGQKGHGIKQCPNGWKATIKEVAKPLAPKLDVHVSDCKFVSLALDSNKKPLLFINLELHNFPTEPLKTLIDSGATSNFISPSIVEKYKIPKTQLKNPRVVRMLDGTISQTGCIWHQVQLAVSANGHSHTIPFLVCPIGNTPAILGMTWLTAEAPLIDWQQGLITFPKQARIASKEEADPDPLADLPPQYHEFAKVFGEEEFKVLPPHREYNISIDLIPDAKLSPGPIYGMTDAESKALKQHIDKELATGKIRPSTSSAGAPVMFVKKADGSLRLVVDYRKLNDVTHKNVYPLPRQDDLMAKLRHAKMFTKLDLCWGYNNVRIKEGDEWKTAFRTKYGLFKYLVMPFGLTNAPAAFQHFMNDLFRDLIDVTVVIYLDDILIFSEDPKKHPEHVREVLSRLMKNQLFCKLSKCHFHVTTVDYLGIVISPAGFSMDQKKIEAVTSWPQPKTVKQVQAFLGFVNYLCRFIPNFSSVARPLHNLTKKEIPWSWETQEEEAFQELKSLVTRSPVLIHSNPDLPYYLETDASGVAMGAILSQQGEDNRLHPIAYMSKSFSGAEANYDTHNKELLAIIKALEEWRIFLEATDKPIQVFTDHRNLEYWMQARTFNQRHARCVMP, from the exons atggaaccggagccaaccactgccgctctcctcgaggctatcacagccctcactgccaccgtcgggtccttgcaggcccaaatcacatcccaaggccaacagctcattgagcttaaagccatatgcaaggaaaccgctgacctccttggggataaagatcaaggagcaccacaagcccagcctggcccatcgactgggcctgtcacccctcctacccactcaggaggggaaacctacactccaggcacaattaggcctggactcaaggccccattccggCCTTCTAGAGGCACAGGCTTTGATTCAGAGGACCAGGAAGAACAAaggcgccccaaaaaggagcctcaaggaacgcctaggaggCATCTAGGGTCcctaaccccctttgacgcagggtctAGCGTAAAACGGCCTAAAATGGACCTTCCTGAAccatacaagggagacaccaggggccgcaaagccacccagtggctggatagaatgatgctctgggtagccctccaccGGGACCAATTCAAcgaggaagagcagatggttgtgtggatcctctaccacatgaccgaTAAGGCCGCAGACTGGGcactccccatcattggggcaatcatcaagggaaaagggaaccctcctaccaccatccaggccctaacgGGCAAGTTCAAGGAGGCGTTTGCtgacccagatgccaagagggccgctgccaggaaaattgcggcactctcccaaaccaccacaacctccgagtacgtcacggagttccgcaatctcatggcggaattagactggaacaaggaagcctatattgcgcagttcacgcgaggcctccactggaaggtgaaggagttgctatcaaccaaggatagcgTTCCTGACGAACTTGAAGCAATTTTTGCGGCTTCcataaaaattgacaacatttgCCGCAaaaacgaggagaaccgcccaaagaaggcgcccgccaagtccccggtcaccacgaccacctccaccactaccaccagggtccgcctatcagaggaccccaactatgtcACCCCGGAAGAACGAGATTGCTGCCGTGcatctggcctttgtgtcaagtgcggccaaaaagggcatgggATCAAGCAATGTCCCAATGGTTGGAAAGCCACGATCAAGGAGGTGGCCAAG cccctggcccctaaattagatgtgcatgtatcaGATTGCAAATTTGTATCTTTGGCTCTAGACTCGAATAAGAAGCCTCTTTTATTTATTAATCTTGAACTGCACAACTTCCCGACGGAACCCCTGAAAACTctcattgactcaggagccacatcaaacttcatctccccctcgattgtggaaaaatataaaataccaaaaacccagctcaaaaatccacgagttgtgagaatgttagatggtacaatttcccagactggttgcatatggcaccaggttcaactcgcggtttcagccaatggccactcacacaccattcctttcctagtttgccccattggcaataccccggcaatccttggcatgacttggttaacggcagaagctcccctTATTGACTGGCAGCAGGGACTAATCACCTTCCCCAAACAAGCACGGATtgcctccaaggaagaagcagacccagatcctttagcagacctcccccctcagtaccatgagtttgctaaagtttTTGGCGAAGAGgagtttaaggtcctccctccacatagggagtacaaCATCTCAATTGACCTCATCCCGGATGCCAAACTTTCCCCTGGTCctatatatggcatgactgatgcggagtccaaggcgctcaaacaacacattgacaaagagTTAGCCAcagggaagatccgccctagtacttcCTCTgcaggcgccccggttatgtttgtcaaaaaagcAGATGGCTCTCTCAGACTGGTAGTCGACTataggaagttgaatgacgtcacgcataaaaacgtctacccgcTCCCCAGACaagatgaccttatggccaaattaaggcatgccaagatgttTACCAAACTAGATCTTTGTTGGGGTTATAATAACGTCAggattaaggaaggagatgagtggaagacggccttcagGACCAAGTATGGGCTATTCAAATACctggtcatgccctttggtctcaccaacgccccggccgccttccagcatttcatgaatgacttgttcagagacctcattgacgtcacagtggtgatttacttggatgacatcctcatcttttcagaagaccccaagaaGCATCCAGAACACGttagggaagtcctatcaagactaatgaagaaccagttgttctgcaaactctctaagtgtcacttccacgtcaccacagtcgattaccttggcattgtcatatcccctgcaggcttctccatggaccagaagaagattgaggccgtCACTTCATGGCCCCAACCtaaaacagtcaagcaggtccaggccttcctagggtttgtgAACTACCTTTGCcgattcatccccaactttagtTCCGTGGCTCGCCCCCTCCACaatctcacaaaaaaggaaatcccatggtcttgggagacccaagaggaagaagccttTCAGGAATTGAAGTCCCTAGTCACCCGCTCCCCGGTCCTAATCCACTCAAACCCAGATCTCCCCTATTACTTAGAAACGGATGCATCAGgcgtagccatgggagccattctGAGCCAACAAGGGGAAGATAACCGCCTTCATCCTATCGCctacatgtccaagtcattctcaggggcagaagccaattatgacacccacaataaggaactcctggcaatAATTAAGGCACTGGAAGAATGGCGAATATTCCTGGAAGCCACAGACAAGccaatccaggtcttcacagaccacaggaacctggaatactggatgcaggccagGACCTTCAATCAAAGGCACGCCAGgtgtgtcatgccctag
- a CDS encoding Transposon Tf2-1 polyprotein produces MSTQPSTYVHADPNALSVPTNIQEIPAWAQEIKNLLLAMNQNLSLVIGQAAAHHTDIGTTQATLNNHDSSITNLDALIVKLGADIAKIGTAAASGSSLASATKAPKLATPDKFDGSDKNKAISFRVAVSHYLRISYPGSTVDEQIAFIISCLDGKAHEWLEPYLEEDVVKGNPVSWLHNLDAFWLQFNARWNVQNRTENFRAKLRTLKQTKGVQDYYKDFQTYSQGLGYNDPSLRDMFYDGLSHKIKETLMVQDYDHADASVTLATLAEKALKVDQRLEQFAAQHKGPSSSSNQSGSKSSTSTSAAAQGAPRDKLSVGEQVYAIVDGKAKKGVLQKVGQNAKGIAVPIVKWNDGTTMDVTFKSLKKDNHPATVTSSTAPKASSSSLRNSGPSPMDLDSASSKGKKPIICATCGGRGHYANQCPSKSYSGHEAHISEDELENGDL; encoded by the coding sequence ATGTCTACCCAACCCTCCACCTATGTGCATGCCGACCCCAATGCGCTATCAgtccccaccaatatccaggagatacctgcgtgggcccaggagatcaaaaacctcctcctggctatgaaCCAAAATCTATCCTTGGTCATAGGACAAGCGGCTGCCCACCATACAGACATCGGCACCACTCAGGCTACCCTCAACAACCATGATAGTAGCATCACcaaccttgacgccctcattgttaaactaggggctgatattgccaaaattggcaccgctgctgcttctggttcctccCTTGCCTCGGCTACCAAGGCTCCTAAACTTGCGAcgccagacaaatttgatggGTCAGACAAAAATAAGGCAATCTCTTTCAGAGTTGCTGTTtctcattatctcaggatctcatatcctggctcaacGGTGGATGAGCAAATCGCCTTCATTATctcctgcctggatggcaaggcccatgagtggcttgagccctaccTGGAAGAGGACGTTGTTAAAGGGAACCCTgtttcttggctccacaatctggatgccttctggctgcaattcaatgcacgctggaatgtccaaaataggacaGAGAACTTCCGCGCCAAGTTGCGCACcctcaaacaaaccaagggagtccaagattattacaaggacttccagacctattctcaaggtcttggttaCAACGACCCCTCTCTCAGGGAtatgttctatgatggcttatcccacaaaattaaggaaactctcatggttcaagattatgaccatgcagatgcctctgtaactcttgcaactcttgcagagaaggcccttaaagtGGATCAACGCCTAGAGCAGTTTGCGGCCCAGCACAAGGgtccctcttcctcttcaaaccaatctggaagcaaatccagcacttctacgtcagcagcagcccagggagcgcccagggataaactgtctgttggggaacaaGTGTATGcaattgtggatggaaaggctaagAAGGGGGTTCTACAAAAAGTTGGCCAAAATGCCAAGGGAATAGCAGTTCCAATTGTCAAATGGAATGACGGCACCACCATGGATGTTACCTTTAAATCTCTTAAAAAGGATAACCACCCTGCCACTGTCACCTCTTCCACTGCTCCCAAggcctcctcctcctccttgcgcAACTCTGGTCCCTCACCAAtggacttagactctgcctcatctaaaggcaaaaaaccaattatatgcgcaacatgtggaggtaggggacactatgccaaccaatgcccctccaaatcctactctggccatgaggcccatatctctgaggatgagttggaaaatggggacctctga